A window from Aerococcus sp. Group 1 encodes these proteins:
- a CDS encoding PadR family transcriptional regulator encodes MADDTNLENELPLTETHFLVLLTMVHPNHGYGVMQEVEAITQGRLVFGPGTLYGAINNLSKKGWIDMVEHDKKKRRKIYQTTPIGRKLLELEVKRMRQLMEAGQDYLKEGES; translated from the coding sequence TTGGCAGATGATACAAATTTGGAGAATGAGCTTCCTTTAACAGAAACTCATTTTCTAGTCTTGTTAACTATGGTACATCCCAATCATGGCTATGGGGTCATGCAAGAAGTCGAAGCCATCACCCAAGGACGCCTTGTATTTGGTCCAGGGACTTTATATGGGGCAATCAATAACCTTTCAAAAAAGGGTTGGATCGATATGGTGGAACACGATAAAAAAAAGCGGCGAAAAATTTATCAAACCACACCAATAGGACGCAAGTTGCTTGAATTAGAAGTCAAGCGCATGCGGCAATTAATGGAAGCAGGTCAAGACTACTTAAAGGAAGGTGAGTCCTAA
- a CDS encoding ABC transporter permease produces MKYIVLNNHFKRFFKEKSYLCLAFLLVFVTLAASAFVVTMDPPKLHIGIDQSAEALLAMNNDHLSIEEIEKERNYYSHLISGDYDAYISQEEGKYKILTVRNVGLKEKLSQLLNEGQQSVEAELRANDNHFKIIISVLTMSSMILSLILYRFYFDDRQGIDKRIYSAGLSTFSYLSQHILFNYLILFTINALACTVLFPVFDLELSGRFYIYLLLLELFAAHFSMALSTATKKNQGALLIGTMLSVLTTLLSGVLFTVKSGSLQEKWQYLFPQYYISKLGEDLDGQVVDLRQALLVILGCIVVFFCTALSIQRGRVEE; encoded by the coding sequence ATGAAATATATCGTTCTAAATAATCATTTCAAGCGTTTTTTTAAAGAAAAATCCTATCTCTGTTTAGCGTTTTTACTCGTCTTTGTCACCCTTGCGGCCAGTGCCTTTGTCGTTACTATGGATCCTCCTAAGTTACATATTGGTATCGATCAGAGCGCAGAAGCCTTGTTAGCCATGAATAATGATCACTTATCGATTGAAGAAATAGAAAAAGAAAGGAATTATTATAGCCATCTAATATCTGGTGATTACGATGCTTACATTAGTCAAGAAGAAGGAAAATATAAAATTCTGACAGTTAGAAATGTGGGCCTAAAGGAAAAATTAAGTCAGTTGCTGAATGAGGGACAGCAGTCCGTTGAGGCTGAACTCAGGGCTAATGATAATCACTTTAAAATTATTATCAGTGTGTTAACCATGAGCTCGATGATTCTTTCCTTAATTTTATATCGCTTTTATTTTGATGATCGTCAGGGGATCGATAAACGGATTTATTCAGCCGGTCTTTCAACCTTTTCCTATTTATCCCAGCACATCCTATTTAATTATTTAATTCTATTCACAATTAATGCCTTAGCTTGTACCGTACTATTCCCTGTATTTGATCTTGAGCTCTCTGGGCGCTTTTATATCTACCTTTTACTCCTTGAATTATTTGCTGCTCATTTTTCTATGGCCCTATCTACGGCCACTAAGAAGAATCAAGGCGCCCTTTTAATTGGAACCATGCTATCGGTTCTGACTACGCTACTCTCAGGTGTATTATTCACGGTAAAGTCAGGCAGTCTCCAAGAGAAATGGCAGTATCTTTTTCCTCAATACTATATTTCAAAATTAGGTGAGGATTTGGATGGCCAAGTGGTGGACTTGAGGCAAGCCCTATTAGTTATTTTAGGATGCATAGTGGTCTTTTTCTGTACAGCACTCTCTATTCAGAGAGGTAGAGTAGAGGAATGA
- a CDS encoding ABC transporter permease produces the protein MLTIMKQDIVNLLKNKPIMTYLLVYPILLILVTGFVFASSFSDDILTAYDYYGVTMLIYLSMATVIILPELLFGSQVKYANYRIIYAPVPKYQIYLSKLIVSILLSYSILAMDILVFDGIGLVNYGGTSVTSILLLDFALVIFSITFGGAFCLLLKSEDLATKILNLLINVFAILSGLFFPMTIFGANVAKMAKLSPISQVMTSFFAIIYDQNDSYFFPTIITLLLASFIFLIIIHLSYRPEDFGD, from the coding sequence ATGTTAACCATCATGAAACAAGATATTGTAAATTTATTGAAAAATAAACCCATTATGACTTATCTTTTAGTCTATCCCATCCTTTTAATCTTAGTAACGGGTTTTGTATTTGCTTCCAGTTTTAGTGATGATATTCTGACTGCTTATGATTATTATGGGGTAACCATGCTGATCTACCTATCGATGGCCACGGTAATTATCTTGCCAGAGCTATTATTTGGTAGCCAGGTGAAGTATGCCAACTATCGTATAATCTATGCACCCGTCCCTAAGTACCAAATTTATCTTTCAAAACTAATTGTTTCTATTTTGCTTTCTTATTCTATTTTGGCAATGGATATCTTAGTATTTGATGGGATAGGCTTAGTCAACTACGGTGGGACGAGTGTAACTTCTATCTTATTGCTCGACTTCGCCTTAGTTATTTTTTCCATTACTTTTGGTGGGGCCTTTTGTCTCTTGTTAAAAAGTGAAGATTTGGCGACGAAAATTCTTAACTTGCTGATTAATGTTTTTGCTATTTTATCTGGTTTGTTCTTTCCTATGACGATCTTTGGAGCAAATGTTGCCAAAATGGCTAAGCTTTCTCCTATTTCGCAAGTGATGACGAGCTTCTTTGCCATAATCTATGATCAAAATGATAGCTATTTTTTCCCTACTATTATCACTTTGTTGCTGGCTTCGTTCATCTTTTTAATAATTATCCACTTAAGTTATCGTCCGGAAGATTTTGGTGATTAA
- a CDS encoding ABC transporter ATP-binding protein, whose amino-acid sequence MAYILTVDNLSKTYKNGRKALDHLTFNVRKGEILGFLGPNGAGKSTTINMLATLLKADEGKIVYFNNENLSLKAIKKKLGIVPQELAIYEDLSAFDNVKFFASLYGIKKAGLKEKVDQALKKVGLEERKDDKASTFSGGMKRRLNIACAIAHEPQLIILDEPTVGIDPQSRNHILHSIKSLRDEGATIIYTTHYMEEVQQICDRVIIMDGGQVLLNDQLDAILETYSETNYQLSLDQPLPLELLDQIRQFPHILQLSQDDDYQLNIMMEAGTSLLNEILELIIQSHVNITGIQSRKKNLEDIFLLLTGKKLRD is encoded by the coding sequence ATGGCGTATATTCTAACTGTCGACAACTTATCAAAAACCTATAAAAATGGGCGCAAAGCCTTAGATCATTTGACTTTTAACGTAAGAAAAGGAGAAATTTTGGGCTTTTTGGGGCCCAATGGTGCTGGAAAAAGTACTACCATCAACATGTTAGCGACCCTATTAAAAGCGGACGAAGGAAAGATTGTTTATTTTAATAATGAAAATCTCTCTCTCAAAGCAATAAAGAAAAAATTGGGTATTGTTCCCCAAGAATTGGCCATTTATGAGGACCTTTCTGCTTTTGATAATGTCAAATTCTTTGCTTCCTTATATGGCATAAAGAAGGCTGGTCTGAAGGAGAAAGTGGACCAGGCCCTTAAAAAAGTTGGGCTGGAAGAGCGAAAGGACGACAAGGCTTCAACCTTTTCCGGAGGGATGAAGCGCCGCTTAAATATTGCCTGTGCCATTGCCCATGAGCCTCAATTAATCATATTAGATGAGCCGACTGTGGGGATAGACCCTCAGTCCAGAAATCATATTCTTCATTCAATCAAGTCTTTGAGGGATGAGGGCGCCACGATTATCTACACGACTCATTATATGGAGGAAGTCCAACAAATTTGTGACCGAGTGATTATTATGGACGGCGGCCAAGTTTTGTTAAATGACCAGCTGGATGCTATTTTAGAAACTTACAGTGAGACCAACTATCAGCTTAGCTTAGACCAGCCTCTGCCCCTAGAACTTCTAGACCAAATCCGTCAATTCCCCCACATACTTCAGCTTAGTCAAGATGATGATTATCAACTGAATATTATGATGGAGGCAGGCACTAGTTTACTCAATGAGATATTGGAGCTTATCATCCAATCCCATGTGAATATTACAGGTATTCAGTCAAGAAAGAAAAACTTGGAAGATATTTTCTTACTCTTAACTGGAAAGAAGTTAAGGGATTAA
- a CDS encoding TetR/AcrR family transcriptional regulator, giving the protein MTKDNNKEKLIQASDMLLRERSITSITTKEITQAAGVSVGVFYNYFTSKEDIFIDLIKNFFNYSLTQLEKLKTDITGNNLRSELKFKEFLISGMDKNWENRFLNSDILILSRKDEVFQALMMDFNHRMEDVIVNILLAIHPENQDKLPVVKAKLIMNLIQNSYPVFSTFEGEEEQEAYLEQVVKIIFDLSFNE; this is encoded by the coding sequence ATGACTAAAGATAATAATAAAGAAAAATTAATTCAAGCCTCTGATATGCTTTTGAGGGAGCGAAGTATTACTTCAATCACAACCAAGGAAATTACCCAGGCTGCGGGTGTATCTGTAGGCGTTTTTTATAACTACTTCACTAGCAAAGAAGATATTTTTATCGACCTAATCAAAAATTTTTTTAATTATTCTTTAACGCAATTGGAAAAGCTTAAAACAGACATTACTGGGAATAATCTGCGGTCGGAATTAAAGTTTAAAGAATTTTTGATCAGTGGCATGGATAAGAACTGGGAAAACCGCTTCTTGAATAGCGATATCCTGATCCTTTCGCGAAAAGATGAAGTTTTTCAGGCATTGATGATGGATTTTAATCATCGCATGGAGGACGTTATTGTTAATATTTTATTGGCCATCCATCCAGAAAATCAGGATAAATTGCCAGTAGTGAAAGCAAAATTAATCATGAATTTAATTCAAAATTCCTACCCAGTCTTTTCGACATTTGAAGGGGAAGAAGAACAAGAAGCCTATCTGGAGCAAGTAGTAAAGATTATTTTTGATCTGAGTTTCAATGAATAG
- the rlmD gene encoding 23S rRNA (uracil(1939)-C(5))-methyltransferase RlmD has translation MKQGYPSEQLEVEVTGLSEKGLGLAQYRFPDTEMGKGRKLKLQIPKALPGDKLLVTVPNARGRRRATRTYDRIIEPAPSRIGGYELNGPQIGGAPLEYMNYADQLAYKRALTQGFLADQGFDPSLVGEVWGMDDPYHYRNKLELSFSINGDLGFFVQGDQYQIVDWQKNILAPEIFMILKEEVQAWQKAWNLAGYEKQSKQGLLRQLLLRQGHQSGEVMVAIFAQEEAAKLDPGVIEDLIQRMQAYPEIKSLMWIKNTAIADRMGADQVEVLAGRDYICDELAGFNYRLYFDTFFQPNPVQAQRMIDLACDWADLDQDSLVIDLFCGVGTFSLPLAKRAKALVGIEIVEQSIESAKRNARDNGIENAHFIARDARHGLAEIEAEWGQADLLLLDPPRNGAGGKIMRRIGRLGLEKIIYVSCNPKTLAQDLAWLRDFGYEISKFQLVDQFPHTQHVEAVVLIEKKS, from the coding sequence ATGAAGCAAGGTTATCCAAGTGAACAATTAGAAGTTGAAGTGACGGGATTATCTGAGAAGGGGCTGGGCCTAGCTCAGTATCGTTTTCCTGATACGGAGATGGGCAAGGGTAGAAAGCTAAAGCTCCAGATTCCTAAAGCCCTACCAGGGGATAAGTTATTAGTTACTGTACCCAATGCCAGAGGAAGGAGACGTGCAACGCGGACCTATGACCGGATTATTGAACCGGCACCTAGTCGGATTGGAGGCTATGAATTAAATGGTCCTCAAATTGGTGGCGCTCCTCTAGAATACATGAACTATGCCGACCAATTGGCTTATAAACGCGCCCTCACCCAGGGGTTCTTGGCTGACCAGGGCTTTGATCCCAGCCTAGTGGGCGAGGTATGGGGGATGGATGATCCTTACCACTACCGCAATAAACTCGAATTGAGCTTCTCTATTAACGGCGACTTGGGTTTCTTCGTCCAGGGGGACCAGTATCAGATTGTTGATTGGCAAAAGAATATCCTGGCCCCAGAAATTTTCATGATCCTAAAAGAAGAAGTTCAAGCCTGGCAAAAGGCCTGGAACTTAGCAGGTTACGAAAAACAGTCGAAGCAAGGTTTGCTCAGACAATTACTCTTGCGCCAAGGACACCAAAGTGGGGAAGTCATGGTTGCCATTTTTGCCCAAGAAGAAGCGGCTAAGCTTGATCCAGGCGTTATTGAAGATCTCATTCAGCGGATGCAGGCTTATCCTGAGATTAAGAGTTTGATGTGGATTAAAAATACGGCCATTGCGGACCGGATGGGGGCTGACCAAGTGGAAGTCCTGGCTGGCCGAGACTATATTTGTGATGAGTTGGCTGGTTTCAATTACCGGCTGTATTTCGATACCTTCTTCCAACCTAATCCCGTCCAAGCCCAACGAATGATTGATTTAGCCTGTGACTGGGCCGACCTCGATCAAGATAGCTTAGTGATTGATCTTTTCTGTGGGGTAGGGACCTTCAGCTTACCTCTAGCTAAGCGGGCCAAGGCCTTGGTTGGTATTGAGATCGTTGAACAGTCCATTGAATCAGCCAAACGCAATGCTCGGGATAATGGCATCGAGAATGCACACTTTATTGCTCGTGATGCCCGCCATGGTTTGGCTGAAATTGAGGCGGAATGGGGTCAAGCGGACCTGCTCTTACTCGATCCTCCCCGTAACGGTGCCGGTGGGAAAATAATGCGTCGGATTGGGCGCTTAGGCTTGGAGAAGATAATCTATGTCTCCTGTAATCCGAAGACCTTAGCTCAAGACTTAGCCTGGCTGAGAGACTTCGGCTATGAAATAAGTAAATTCCAATTGGTCGACCAATTCCCTCATACCCAGCATGTTGAGGCTGTTGTGTTGATTGAAAAGAAAAGCTGA
- a CDS encoding isochorismatase family protein → MTAMTVDNTLVLVIDIQEKLVPAMHDSDTYLANLQFLLEGLNHLGVKKVVTEQYPQGLGATHPDIKSYLTEAPVYAKTRFNACIPEVLNHITPGIEHMVIIGMETPICVEQTAHQLLEDYPQVQVTLVRDAVTARSAQEHEWALSQLQADGATLLSSESLLYRLLEDAKNPHFKAISNLVKERQA, encoded by the coding sequence ATGACTGCAATGACTGTTGATAATACCCTAGTTCTTGTCATCGATATTCAAGAAAAACTGGTTCCCGCAATGCATGATTCCGATACTTATCTGGCTAACCTGCAATTTCTTCTTGAAGGCTTGAACCACTTAGGCGTTAAGAAAGTGGTAACCGAACAATACCCTCAAGGTTTAGGCGCTACCCATCCTGACATCAAGAGCTATCTAACCGAGGCACCGGTTTACGCGAAGACCCGTTTCAATGCCTGCATTCCCGAAGTTCTCAACCACATCACCCCTGGCATTGAACATATGGTAATTATTGGGATGGAAACACCTATCTGTGTGGAACAAACCGCCCATCAATTATTAGAGGATTATCCTCAAGTGCAAGTAACTTTGGTTCGTGACGCAGTAACCGCTAGAAGTGCTCAAGAACACGAATGGGCCCTCAGCCAACTCCAAGCAGATGGCGCGACTCTCCTATCCAGTGAAAGCTTACTCTACCGTCTCCTAGAAGACGCCAAAAACCCGCACTTCAAAGCAATTTCTAACTTAGTCAAAGAGCGTCAAGCTTAA
- a CDS encoding GNAT family N-acetyltransferase, which translates to MIRTIQETDAKAIQELCQVALGYDADLNLVQSQIKKLSQDHDHHIIAVYEDKVSSRAVAFVHAEIYEGLYSEAGLNILGLAVSPDYQGQGIGRELMTFIEKYAINHQLLYIRLNSAVHRLDAHQFYQSIGYRHDRTQKRFTKTF; encoded by the coding sequence ATGATTAGAACCATTCAAGAGACTGATGCTAAAGCGATTCAGGAATTATGCCAAGTAGCACTCGGCTACGATGCTGATCTGAATCTCGTCCAATCACAAATCAAGAAATTATCACAAGATCATGATCACCATATTATCGCTGTTTATGAAGACAAGGTTTCTTCTAGAGCGGTTGCTTTTGTTCATGCTGAGATTTATGAAGGACTCTACAGTGAAGCGGGCTTAAATATTCTCGGGCTTGCGGTAAGTCCTGACTACCAAGGCCAGGGCATCGGTAGGGAGCTGATGACCTTTATCGAAAAATATGCCATCAACCATCAACTCCTTTACATCCGCTTAAATTCTGCGGTCCATCGTCTAGACGCTCACCAATTTTACCAAAGTATCGGTTATCGTCACGATCGCACCCAAAAACGCTTTACGAAGACCTTTTGA
- the abc-f gene encoding ribosomal protection-like ABC-F family protein, which yields MEVIKLLHVSKMIADRQLFQIDQLIANQGDKIGLIGKNGVGKSTLLGMLAGLDQEYIGQIIIHQSYAYLPQLKKTTIESGGEQEKRMLEEAFNKRAALLILDEPTSNLDVENIDWLTQTLEKYSGTVLMVSHDRHLLNQVVDQIWELDQGKVTKYVGNYDDYQRAKTKAIQGQEVAYKNYQKKVHQLEEEIQERNLRAQNFKKKKKNLSRSDYKVSGYAGKYDGQQKGLARSAKALKRRIDQLDPVARPKKERQYRFKAVGNLAVKAGQSLLGLEAGQVHVGERLLFTFPEFKLQAGDKVAIQGPNQAGKTTFLGQLFHHQLSGYYRENLNIGYFRQNFDQLHLNKSILENVSEDSLQSNGLIHQVLGSLGFKENKLSDKVKGLSGGERVRLAFAKLLLGDYHLLLLDEPTNYLDIQTLESVEHFIRSHPAAILLVSHDQEFVNHCADKQYVIKHKKLLSPSYQKDNQDKREKEISRLEFRLNQMIADKSVGLEEIREVQNKIKRLKEKGKMK from the coding sequence ATGGAAGTAATAAAATTATTACATGTTTCGAAGATGATTGCAGATCGTCAATTATTTCAAATTGACCAGTTAATAGCTAATCAGGGAGATAAAATCGGCCTTATCGGCAAGAATGGCGTGGGAAAATCAACCTTATTAGGCATGCTGGCGGGACTAGACCAGGAGTATATAGGTCAAATTATTATTCATCAGAGCTATGCTTATCTTCCTCAACTCAAAAAAACGACTATAGAGTCTGGGGGAGAGCAAGAGAAAAGAATGCTGGAGGAAGCCTTCAACAAAAGGGCAGCACTCCTCATTCTCGATGAACCAACTTCAAATTTAGATGTTGAAAATATTGATTGGTTAACCCAAACTTTGGAAAAATATTCGGGCACTGTCCTGATGGTTTCTCATGATCGTCACTTATTAAATCAAGTAGTGGATCAAATTTGGGAGCTCGACCAAGGGAAAGTGACTAAGTATGTAGGCAACTATGATGATTATCAAAGAGCCAAGACAAAGGCAATTCAAGGACAGGAAGTCGCTTATAAAAATTATCAAAAGAAAGTTCATCAATTAGAGGAAGAGATCCAAGAAAGAAATTTGCGGGCGCAAAATTTTAAAAAGAAGAAAAAGAACCTTTCTCGCTCAGATTATAAGGTAAGTGGATACGCGGGGAAATATGATGGTCAGCAGAAAGGTTTAGCCAGGTCAGCTAAGGCTTTAAAAAGAAGAATTGACCAGCTTGACCCAGTCGCACGTCCCAAGAAAGAACGGCAGTATCGCTTTAAAGCTGTTGGTAATTTAGCAGTCAAAGCTGGGCAAAGCTTGCTAGGCTTAGAGGCGGGTCAAGTTCATGTTGGTGAACGCTTATTATTTACCTTTCCAGAATTTAAATTGCAAGCAGGAGATAAAGTTGCTATCCAGGGACCCAACCAAGCAGGAAAAACTACCTTTCTAGGTCAGTTATTCCATCACCAGCTCTCCGGCTATTACAGGGAAAATTTAAATATAGGCTATTTTAGGCAAAATTTTGATCAGCTCCATTTGAATAAAAGCATTCTAGAAAATGTTAGTGAAGACAGTTTACAGTCGAATGGCTTGATTCATCAGGTTCTAGGGTCTCTAGGTTTCAAAGAAAATAAACTGAGTGATAAGGTTAAGGGCCTATCGGGAGGCGAGCGCGTCCGCTTGGCTTTCGCTAAATTATTACTAGGAGACTACCATCTCTTGCTACTAGACGAACCGACTAATTATTTAGATATTCAAACCCTTGAAAGTGTCGAGCACTTTATCAGAAGTCATCCTGCTGCTATCCTACTGGTTTCCCACGACCAGGAATTTGTCAATCATTGTGCGGACAAGCAATATGTCATTAAGCATAAGAAGCTGCTAAGTCCTTCTTACCAGAAAGACAATCAGGATAAGCGAGAAAAAGAGATTAGCCGCCTAGAATTTCGGCTAAATCAGATGATTGCCGATAAAAGTGTAGGTCTAGAGGAAATTAGAGAAGTCCAAAATAAGATTAAGCGATTAAAAGAAAAAGGTAAGATGAAATAA